The Chlorocebus sabaeus isolate Y175 chromosome 16, mChlSab1.0.hap1, whole genome shotgun sequence genome window below encodes:
- the SLC25A19 gene encoding mitochondrial thiamine pyrophosphate carrier isoform X2, translating into MVGYDPKPDGRNNTKLQVAVAGSVSGLVTRALISPFDVIKIRFQLQHERLSRRDPNAKYHGIFQASRQILQEEGLTAFWKGHIPAQILSIGYGAVQVYNTLRHAVGTMYRSEGPRVFYKGLAPTLIAIFPYAGLQFSCYSSLKHLYKWAMPAEGKKNENLQNLLCGSGAGVISKTLTYPLDLFKKRLQVGGFEHARAAFGQVRRYKGLVDCAKQVLQKEGALGFFKGLSPSLLKAALSTGFMFFWYEFFCNVFHCMNRTASQR; encoded by the exons ATGGTTGGCTATGACCCCAAACCAGATGGCAGGAATAACACCAAGCTCCAGGTGGCAGTGGCTGGGTCTGTGTCTGGACTTGTCACTCGGGCGCTGATCAGTCCCTTCGACGTCATCAAGATCCGTTTCCAG CTTCAGCATGAGCGCCTGTCTCGAAGAGACCCCAACGCAAAGTACCATGGCATCTTCCAGGCGTCTAGGCAGATTCTGCAGGAGGAGGGGCTGACAGCTTTCTGGAAAGGACACATCCCAGCTCAGATTCTCTCCATAGGCTATGGAGCTGTCCAA GTCTATAATACGCTGCGCCACGCCGTGGGGACCATGTATAGGAGCGAGGGCCCGCGGGTTTTCTACAAAGGGTTGGCCCCCACCTTGATCGCCATCTTCCCCTACGCCGGGCTGCAGTTCTCCTGCTACAGCTCCTTGAAGCACCTGTACAAGTGGGCCATGCCAGccgaaggaaagaaaaatg AGAACCTCCAAAACCTGCTTTGTGGCAGTGGAGCTGGTGTCATCAGCAAGACCCTGACATATCCGCTGGACCTCTTCAAGAAGCGGCTACAGGTTGGAGGGTTCGAGCACGCCAGAGCTGCCTTTGGCCAG GTGCGCAGATACAAGGGCCTCGTGGACTGTGCCAAGCAGGTGCTGCAAAAGGAAGGTGCCCTGGGCTTCTTCAAGGGCCTGTCCCCCAGCTTGCTGAAGGCTGCCCTCTCCACAGGCTTCATGTTCTTCTGGTATGAATTCTTCTGTAATGTCTTCCACTGCATGAACAGGACAGCCAGCCAGCGCTGA
- the SLC25A19 gene encoding mitochondrial thiamine pyrophosphate carrier isoform X1 has translation MVGYDPKPDGRNNTKLQVAVAGSVSGLVTRALISPFDVIKIRFQLQHERLSRRDPNAKYHGIFQASRQILQEEGLTAFWKGHIPAQILSIGYGAVQFLSFEMLTELVHRGSVYNAREFSVHFVCGGLAACTATLTVHPVDVLRTRFAAQGEPKVYNTLRHAVGTMYRSEGPRVFYKGLAPTLIAIFPYAGLQFSCYSSLKHLYKWAMPAEGKKNENLQNLLCGSGAGVISKTLTYPLDLFKKRLQVGGFEHARAAFGQVRRYKGLVDCAKQVLQKEGALGFFKGLSPSLLKAALSTGFMFFWYEFFCNVFHCMNRTASQR, from the exons ATGGTTGGCTATGACCCCAAACCAGATGGCAGGAATAACACCAAGCTCCAGGTGGCAGTGGCTGGGTCTGTGTCTGGACTTGTCACTCGGGCGCTGATCAGTCCCTTCGACGTCATCAAGATCCGTTTCCAG CTTCAGCATGAGCGCCTGTCTCGAAGAGACCCCAACGCAAAGTACCATGGCATCTTCCAGGCGTCTAGGCAGATTCTGCAGGAGGAGGGGCTGACAGCTTTCTGGAAAGGACACATCCCAGCTCAGATTCTCTCCATAGGCTATGGAGCTGTCCAA TTCTTGTCGTTTGAAATGCTGACGGAGCTGGTCCACAGAGGCAGTGTGTACAACGCCCGGGAATTCTCAGTGCACTTTGTGTGTGGTGGCCTGGCTGCCTGTACGGCCACCCTCACTGTGCACCCCGTGGATGTTCTGCGCACCCGCTTTGCAGCTCAGGGTGAGCCCAAG GTCTATAATACGCTGCGCCACGCCGTGGGGACCATGTATAGGAGCGAGGGCCCGCGGGTTTTCTACAAAGGGTTGGCCCCCACCTTGATCGCCATCTTCCCCTACGCCGGGCTGCAGTTCTCCTGCTACAGCTCCTTGAAGCACCTGTACAAGTGGGCCATGCCAGccgaaggaaagaaaaatg AGAACCTCCAAAACCTGCTTTGTGGCAGTGGAGCTGGTGTCATCAGCAAGACCCTGACATATCCGCTGGACCTCTTCAAGAAGCGGCTACAGGTTGGAGGGTTCGAGCACGCCAGAGCTGCCTTTGGCCAG GTGCGCAGATACAAGGGCCTCGTGGACTGTGCCAAGCAGGTGCTGCAAAAGGAAGGTGCCCTGGGCTTCTTCAAGGGCCTGTCCCCCAGCTTGCTGAAGGCTGCCCTCTCCACAGGCTTCATGTTCTTCTGGTATGAATTCTTCTGTAATGTCTTCCACTGCATGAACAGGACAGCCAGCCAGCGCTGA